The nucleotide sequence AGATTTTCATGTATGGAACTATTAAAACTAAGAAGAATTCACATACttcaacaaaaaaaggaaaaaaaaaagaaagaatttggaTTGTGAAAGCAAAATTCTACTGACCTTCTCAGAGACAGCAAATGCAGCCTGCACAGGGGTCATTCCTTGAAATGGGAGCAGAGCTGTAGTGAGCTCCCACAGCACAATCCCAAAACTATACACATCAACTTTTCTAGTGCAGGGCTTCTCCTTGATCATCTCAGGGGCCATCCACCGGTAAGTCCCtgtgtttccttttgtttcccGACATTGTGTTTCCAAACAAGATGTACCAAAATCAGCCACCTTAACCCTCATTTCATCATTGAGAAGCAAGTTATTTGACTTGAGGTCTCTATGGATGACCCCTTGTGAATGAAGGTACTCCATTCCCCGGGATATGTCAAGGGCTAACCTCAGTATTGTTTCTGTTGAAAGTGAGTATGGCTCTTTCTTGTTGAGATACATCCTAAGAGTCCTTGTGACATGTATTCTGTTATTATACAGTAGACAGGGGGCTTTTGACAGGCTGCAATGAACTGCAAAGAAGCCGACTAACCAATTTAGAAACACAAGACTCTGATGTATATGTTCAATCCTCGAAATAGTTATCCACCTATGTACTTAGAGAAAAGGGATATAACAAGGAACCAGAAGGGATAATTGAAAGAATAAATTCGAAAAGCAGAGGAAAACAAATATACAGAAGATAAAACCCGAAAATGCTTGAATTGGAACGAAGTCTTGTATGGGATTGGGAACAAGTTTGGAATTACCTGAACTATATTGGGATGAAAAAGGCGAGAAAGCAAGGCGACTTCAGACTTGAATTGCTGTTCAAGCAAAGTTCTGGTCTCCTCATTTTGGTTTGGAATCCTCACCATTTTCACGGCAACTGCTCTCTGCTTGTAAATTCCTCTGTAAATTCTACTGTGCGCCCCAGAAGCGAACTTGTTTCCGATGAAGAGCTGGGAAAGATCAGCAGTCCATTCCTCCTGATCGTCCTTTGAAACCTCCCAGTTGTCCAAATTTTCAGAATCCAGTATCATGGACCATGATTCTAAGCTGTCAAATCTCCTCCTCTCCATGATCTCCATATCAGAATTCGACTTGGTTTTCGACGTGGAAGGGAATGGTTGCGGTTTGCTCTTCGGTTTTCGAAGGCGAAAACGGTGGAAAAACGAGGTCGCCATTGAAGCTCTGCTCCTGAATTGGACTTCTCTACCTTGAGAAGTCCTCTGCCCTCAAACGCCTTGTAGAAGAGAAAGGATGATATtctattattgaaaacaaaacaaaacaaaacaaaagatcaAAACGAACCGTCAAGAGGAGTTCTTCTTCTGAATGTGTGAATTGATTTCAGAAAGTGCATGAACTGATTCAAAAACATGGGTTctgaagaaaaatggaaaagggaGATGGGTTTTCATGAATCAATCCAAACAATCACAAAACCAAGCACACCCCATCAAAATCCACCCACAGATAAACCTCCCAACACCTCTCCATTTCTAGATGACAACCCAggaaacgacgccgttttgcatggattttcaaaaccataaccatgaaaaaacaagagagaaaaaaattcacACACAGACTAATCTATCGGGTTTCATGAACTCCAAGAATTGCAATGAAATgaacagaaaatgaaaaaaaaaatgaaaaaaaaaaaaaatcatgaaaatgaaaattttttttcctccctttttCCCCCCGAAAGCGAGAGGAGAGTGCAGATTTTCACGGCTTTTTCAAATATGGTGAGAGGATTAGGTTGTTTAGCAGTAGAAAGATGAATTCAAAGCAGAGATTTCAGGGGTGTCTCGTGATTGCTTGGCTTGAAAGTAGAAggcagagagaaaaagagatttttttttctccttcaatCGAATCCAACTCTCGTagctttttttttcatcatttaatgCTAAGTGGCCACAGTAGCAAAAAGTTCAGCAATAGATTAAGCACTTTTGGATATCTGGAGACTGGATATGCCTCCatcttatgaatttttttattatttatttatttattttagtagatactatttaattttatttaactttctaAGAATGAATCAACAAGTGGACATCACTCACACCCTCTAATTGAAAATAGTGATAGTGCATGTTCTTAAGTTGTTTAATGGAATAACTTTGATTctataatgataatatttttctttttctttttttaataaattgaaaattttaattaagaaaacaataaatttgttaaataaaaaggCCCACTAAGGAAATATAaacacaacaaataaaaccattGCTCATGATTGagctttttaaataaaattttacttctaaaaacaataaaacattgtcttgaaaaaattaatttttgataacagtttttgaaaatgtcATCTAATATGTATTAACACTTCATTTAAATCTTAAGGTTATGTTCAATCCCAAAAAATGctaagaatatgaaaaatgatttttacatatttggttttttatataaaatattaaagagaataaaatataatcaaaattattttagaaacttATGcactttcaaattatttaatttttatatcatagacttcaaataagttaaatagattttaagtaatatatataaataatttattaacttaaaaaaaaaaaatttctctctattttctttcttttatatctaatttgaatttcattatGACTCTGTTTAGTTTTTGGAATATTCGAGGGAaaattgaaaggaaagaaactaaagagaaaaaataaaaactttaaatttaataaaatatttttgtacatttcttcaaactcattttacttatttctttttattatagtaagattaaataatttaaaaatatataaattttaagttaatttttattatattttatttttttatagtgcaatcaaatatgagaaaaccattttttaatattttttttcttttcttagtatttttcaagaaccaaacatatatatttttatgtataaataaaatgttagattagttataaaataaatagacaaaaagttaaataaacatATACATAACACTTATAGTAATTAGTGATTGaatgtgaaaaatatttattttaattttttttataataataataataacaattcaaTGATATTAGAAGGAAGAAgaagtatataatataatagaaTAATGGCCAACTCTACATATAGTGGACTGGGCTTATGGATTATGTTCACCGCAATCTCCAATGGCCCCATGCATATCGCAGGGCTTTGTCCTACAAAGATCTTATGTTAACTCATGGTGGGTGGGTCCAAATTCAATtcttcttaatttaattaaaatatgaactCAAGAACATGCCTAGAAACCATTAAGGCATAAAAAAGTCACTTTAGTGATGACTTATTCTACGGctatttggaaaatattgatTCCATTCTAGAATCAAGGCATCAAACTTCATATTTCTTGAGTGAAATGGGGTGCAGCATTTCATTCCGGGAACAAAGAatcatgcaccatttttttcccttatcaAATGGAAAGAGCATACTCTCCTAATCTTAGAATCCATTTCCCCGTGCTTTTGGAATGTATTTTTGAcgtaaaagtgttttttttaaataaataaaaaatcaatctgataaaatttaagaatcaatttattaagaaaataattgaataattacGTATAGCATTTATTAAAGAAGCATTTgattcaaaaatacttttaaagagAATCGACACTTTAAAGATGTATTTGACGGACAgtgttttcatttattaaagcatttttaataaaaatgttatctaTAAAAGTGTTTTGATAAGAATCGATCaaatgttttttcataaaataatatatatatatatatatatatgattttttaaaactatttttttgagtcttgtcaaatatataatttttttaagaagtgTTAAAAACATGACAAAACATACTCTTTAGAgtgatttttgaaatgtttttatttaatacgtttttaaaaaaaaaaatatttttgaaagaatcatTTAatcatatgttttttcaaaaatcactataaatgtttttaaatattttaaaaacaattttcaaaaccttgtcaaaggattgaattttttttttctccaaaagcatttttaaaagcaatctcaaacatattcttaatattaattcaatttaattagaaaatttgaaattaaaacttttggtttttcaGTCCATAATATGGACggaagtggttttttttttaaataaaataaaataaaataaataaaataaaattcttgaaATTACTCCCCCAACGCTCAGCTGAGAGCCAAATAATTTGAGACCCATTTGCATGCCGTCCTTCGCAAGTTAGGTTTGAGTTGTCTCTGTCCGCTGTGGTGGATTTGGATGATGTAAAAAGGGAGTCAACTTCTCCAAGCCCCACTTGCCTTGTTCATGGGCCAAAGCCCAACCATGGCACCTTGCCACGTCACATATTTTGTCCTAGACCCAACAAGCCCTCATCACACCCGTCCTTCAGAGGACGGGCCATCATGTTAAATCGGAAAATTCTAGGGTATCGATTCAGTACCGACCGAACTTATAATCTCAGTCGTTGAAAGTGTATCATCAGATTGAAGCCGTTGGATGagagtataaatatatagaatcaaaGTACAAATAAATGAGGCCAGATACAAAGCGATGGGATCATGCTTTTTGATAGACACCGATGCGGTATTGTAGTGGGACTCACCATTCAGATGAGCGAGCTTGGGCTTGTGTGGTTTCCCAAACCCAGCCCAAGAAGGAATGGGCTTGCGGTTGGGCCTAGGCAAATTTGGACTCCAACTTTGTAAAGAGGGATTCCCATTTGAGGATGGTAGAGATGAAGGCGTTGTGATAATGACTCTCTGACAAAGATGGTGATGGGGGGGATGAGGGTGATGGTGGTCTAAGTGAACAAGGAGACATGTGGTTAGGGTATGTTAATGGGTCATAGCTGACGAAGCCATTCAATGgattgaaaatcatatttttcaataaatttttaaaatatgtggATATgagaactttatttttattcaattatgagattattgttaaattttattatttattttcaggagaaattatttaagaaacaATTCACGACAAAACATTCTGTAAGACTAAAATCTAAATATATTTGGATTATAGTTTATCAATAACTATCGCAATATGtaatgagatatttttttttttacatgttatTACTATGAAGAAAAAATGAGTCAAACTTTGTATTGGATTGTGAGTTTTGATTAATCTTATTGCATTTCACATAGGTTTTTTGTACGTATCTTAATGACCAATTCACCCCTATTATAATTTAATCCCTTTATgatttaggtttttattttttttaaaaaaaattagatagcgactacaattaagaaataagtaaGAGAATCACCACTAGTGtaatttttcccttttgtttaattaatacatttttttaatgttggtGCACTCGCGTGAACATAGAGATAACATTGATAGTTCAACTaccttaaaaattacttattttttattttatttatatttatatatgattaGGTTAACACTCTCATcatatatttgatgatttacaCGCAACCAATGTCAAAGCTTAATTTCTAACACAATGGATGATTTAATTACATGACGGAAggactagaaaataaaaaatttaaaaaaaaattatttcaggatttgattttaaaattctctcataattttaattttctatctaaaattattattgattttttttctctttccatttttcatggcttcacaaataaagaaaaaaaaaacaaggatttTAAAGAACAATCAATTGTATAAGTTtgtaacataaataaataaataaataaataaataaatgaaaaaaatcttgAGCCTAGAGATAAAGAGTGTGAATGCTACGTATAGCCCTTGCGTACAAGAGTTGATGTGTGCATTATGGAGGAAGTGGGGTCTTTGAAAGGAAGCTAGTGCGGTAGATGTCCATAAATCTTCATTTGTACCCACAAAACCCTACTTAAACCCAATTCTACCTTCTCACTCCCTTTCAATAAATTCACATGGCCACCCTACattttaagataatatatatgGGTTTATGGTTAATAATCTACCCTAATTATCATTAACTCCATAATATCAGTGAAATATACATGAAAAGTTAAAGGTCCGTTtggaaatattttcataaataaaatatttaaaaaagaataacttttaaaaaactcGAGTGTAAAAAAACATTCTTCTTACCTTTTTCAATATTATGCATTTATACACAATAGTACAAGTTTTCATAATATTGTCaacactttttttaaaaaaaagtaactaaaaatattcaaaatttattatcgATGttataaaatcatttccaaacatgacctaattttataaaataaacttgatgtgaaaattaaaaaattattctttactataaaaattaattttgaagtgAAGAGGCATTTGACTAGGATATTAGAATTAATTGACAACAAAAAAGAgaattaatttctaattttaataattttaaaataataaacatattataaaatatatatcccCCACAAATTCCAGAGTCAACACTTCGAAAAGCTACATATCATTTGAATCTGATTGGTCAACATTTTCCCACCACCTTTCTCTCCAAAAGTGAAATTATCACCATCAGATGATTGTCCTAAGACGACATGGTCAATTATGATAACGATGGTGTGATgaaaaacacattttattttaattccatcAATTAAACAAACCGATTCCATAATACGCCAACTTAAAacagtcattttcttaataaaaacaaaatatcaccACCTTCCTTGTATGAAACTTTCGAAAACGACacagttaattaattaattataaaaaaaaacatttttcaacgGATTTCCGAAATGGGCCCCCTTGACTACAACTAATTGTGATTAAGTACTCGGAGACCCTCCTTCGCCCCAGAGTAGGATCTCCACTGCCCTTTTTATAGATATGTTGGTTTTACAAGTGGCTGGGGgccatggttttttatttttattttattattttatttttatttttggttattgGTGTGTCGGTCCATCGATGCCAACATTGAATCCACAGACacacccaaaaataaaaatcatggaCACGAATGCACCCATGTGCACCATGGCCTTTAATATGGACCATTGATAACCATGTATGTGGACAATTAGGAAACAAGTCTTCCTTCTTTAATGAAAAAGGGTGATATGGAAGACATTTAAGCTTACGTAAatttcaaaacaagaaaaagagaagagggAAAATTACGATCTCATAAATCGATTGTAGGAGTGAAATGATTAAAGCAtcctataaaataatttaagaaatataaaatatatatatatttttaaattgatattttaatattttaatataaaattaaagcacGGGATTATATTGGGTCGAATTCATGTCGAagctgtgtttttttttaaaacatttttaaagctATTTCACTATATTTATTAGTTAATATAGAATTAGCTCATGATTGAATTGGAGAAATGTCATATTCACgacaatgttatttttattatttaagaaactttttggatgatataaaaataatttagccCCATATGTGCTTgacttttattaattaataattaaaaataaaaaatattttttcatcctttaaaaaaaattaatgggcTAAGTGTTggtataattataataataatataatattaattcaaccatagcccaaccgattttaattattcacatgtgtactatttcatttttttttcttttacgaGTGGTGCCCACGCGCCGCCGGTTCGTTTCGGTAGTGTGCACTATTTGAGCTGACATAAGTAAAACCGAAATCATGCTTCTTCTGTACAAGCGCACAAGGATATTTTTGTCCATATACGGCCAATTTTAAGAGCCTTCGTGGCCGTATATGTCTCATGACCGACTTATATTTTCACGGATTTCCAATACTGACCTTCAAATTGGTTGAAATTACATCTCCGGTCCCAATCTCTAACCGTCACTAATTGATCGGGTCTAGTTATGACAAGCGGCGGGACCCAATTATTGTTGCAAGAATCTTACTGTAGATGTGCCTGATGTGGACCGTAGATCTGCAGCTTGGGGAACACGCTTGATCGTTGGTCCATTCATTCGATTCTGATGGGTTTGTTCTAGCCGTTCAAAACCGGTAATGGAGAGGAACTATTTAAATACCGGTGGTCCGCGCAGCACCGGATTCTGGTGGCGACAGGGGCAAAGGAGTAATATCAAGGCAGGCGTATGCGTCAACTTCCTAAACTAATTTCATCATAGTGTAACCTCCTTAACAACGGACACTGTACTGCAGTGGCGAGACAGGGGCACACACGTCATTATCACAAAAAACAGGGGTATTCACGTCATTTCAAGGTTCACCCCCTCCGCCACTACTACCTACACACTCTCTCCTCTGCAACtgtattttctctctctaaagcACCTCTCCATTTCGCTCCTTCTCTATCTTCCTCTCTGTAGATTCTCTCTCTAGGTTATCAATGGGTACGCGAATTCCATCTCACCAGCTCAGCAATGGCCTTTACGTGTCTGGGCGGCCGGATCAGCACAAGGAGCGGCAGCCGACGATAGGGTCACGTGCAGTGCCGTATACCGGAGGTGACGTGAAGAAATCCGGCGAGCTCGGAAAAATGTTTGATATTGCGGTCGTGGATCCATCGGCCGGCGGACCCCCACCTTTGAAGCCCTCTCGGCACTCGTCCTCGTCGCAGCACACCAGCGGATCGGTCCGATCCGGCCCAAACTCAGGGCAGCTACCGAAGCTCTCGAACTCGGGGCCGATCCATAAGAAATCGTCCGGTCCCATGCCGCTGCAGCCAACGGGACTTATAACTTCCGGTCCGCTCGGCTCCTCCGGCAGCATCGGGGGCGGCGGTCAGGGCAGTTGGAGCCTTCAGGTTCGATGGGAAGGCGGTGTACGGTTCTTCAGTGACGAGCTTGAACGAGGAGGCGAAGTTCGGGTTCAAGGTGTCGAAGGCGGTAATGTGGGTTTTTCTGGTGGTGGTGGCGATGGGATTGTTGGTTGGAGCGTTTTTGATGGTGGCCGTGAAGAAGGCGGTGATTTTGGTGGCCGTCGCCGGGATTTTGGTGCCGGTAATAATGCTTGTTCTGTGGAATTATGCTTGGGGGAAGAGAGGATTGTTAGGGTTTCTGAAGCGGTATCCCGATGCTGAGCTCAGAGGTGCCATTGACGGACAATATGTGAAGGTTACAGGGGTAATTTTCTATCTTAAGATGATTTCTACTTCAGTTTTAAGCCCTTTTATTAGAAACATTGAAATTCGTTGCCGagttatataatatatgtgaGCATACTATATATAATCTTACGTACAAACATATATCCGTGAACATTCCCGGATTATACTATAGATATGTGTTGGAAGTAGAATCAGTAACTGCTCGTTGTTCCTACGAATAGTCACTTTCCTGGAATGGATTCAGATATGGGCAATTTTAAGCATTAAACACAATTCAGTAAATAATGGCGGATTGGAGATTTTTCAGTGAATTGTTGGACCTTCCTCTACACGACTCTAATAAACTGAGTGGGTGATCGGCAAAATGATGCTGGAAGCAAAAGTGGAGTCTCTACATACTTGCAGCGCCTGCAATTGTATGTTCTACAACACAAGGGAAGCAATCAAAAGGTTTTGATACGTGTGATGAATAGAGTTTAGCAAGCAAAGGTGTTGAGGATAACTTCTAGGTTGCATGTGCCAGTTAAGTTTTTATGGACCAAAATTTGCTTCTATTGGGGTTAAAGGATATAATTCCATCTGGTGTCTTATTCCAGTATTATAACAGGAATGATTGTGATGGGTATTGCATTCTCTTTAGTAGAGTGATCAAGTCTTCACCTTTACTTATTGTGCTTCTTTCCTATCATAGAGCTAGGGTCTATTATTTGGCATTAGAAGATTTGATATATTTTGGTTATTGCATTCTATGCCACCTAAAAAATGCGTGTAGTAAATATGGATGATTTCAAGGTCAAAACCATTTTATGAACAATCTGGCATTCTGTTCCCCGGTTGTGGTTAGCTGAATCTTGATGTTTCTAATGCCAGTGCCTTTTTAGTTTTCTAACTGTATGGTAAGTTATTTAGCTGTATTCGAAGATTCTACACGCTTAACATGGAATTTGGAACTTCAAATAATTAACTAGCTCATCGTAAATTAATCCCCAAAGTTACGAGGTATGAGATTACTTTTTCTAAGGTATAAAGGTTATGTATCTGGAGCTGTTGGTTTTAAGTTATATATCGTCTTCTGATCAGAAATTGTTTAAACTGATTTTACAACTCCAATCATGGCAAGTCTTGGTTTTATTTGAGGAATTTGACTTGAAGTGGCCCAAATAACCAAGATGGGTGGCTTCAAAAGTAAACTGTGAATCATACTAGGTCAATATTCCTTCTAAAGTtttttgctcatttctttttctatacttgtaattttctttaatatctTTCTTCATGTAGGTTGTCACCTGTGGCAGTATTCCACTAGAATCATCTTACCAGAGGATACCCAGATGCGTGTACATGTCCACAGAGTTATACGAATATAGAGGCTGGTGTGGAAAATCTGCAAATCCTAAACACCGTTTCTTCTCATGGGGCTCTAGACATTCAGAGGTTAGTTCAAAGAACTGTTCATGTTGAATCTGCCCTGTCTTAAACATTGAGGATCAAAGCTTAGTAATTGTATTAGTTTCAAATACTGCCTTGACATGGTAGCTAGGTTTTCAACTCTTGGAAAACTGAAGTGGTTGTTTTAGCTTTCTGTAAATTAAGATCTTGAAGAGTAAAGAACTGTGTTTCGTGGAAAACTATAAATATACTGATGAATTGTTTGGAGGTCGTGGTTTGATGTgtggttatttaattaatataaacaaTAACCATATCAACATGTTAATATAGCAACATATCACAGTAGAAGTATGCATTTGTGTGCTTCTTCAGCATGCAATGCGTGTGGACCACATGCATGGATGTTGATATGATTCATTGGTACTTATATAGTTCTACATATTCTATTATGTTCATTATTTATGTTTGTATTGGTTTTCATCTGTGGGAAAGAGTAAGATCAGATGCCATGAATGATGAGAAAAGGCTAAAAGTTACGGGAAGATCTGATCATTTTGTGTGGGTACAGACCATAATTTGGCACATGGATTTCTACTTGTAAGGCCCACATCAAAATGCTCTTTAAGGGGGAAATCCACAGAAGCTGCTGAAATTTTAGCTTAAAAATTTCAACTTGAATCTTAACTCCTGGAAATGTTCTGCAAATTTCTGAATATGTTCGACAGTGTCATCTATGAACTGGTTTAATCAGTTGACTAGACCCTGAATGATTACCCAGACTTGCTAAACTAATTGTTTTCTTCACTCCACAATATTTGAGTTTATGAAGTATATCCATCTGTGCCTAAGATATCTGAATGATGATTTACAAACCTCTTCATGCTTATTCAGTCTTTTCTCTCCAATGTAAATTTTAGGATTGACTTTATGCAATATCCACCAGATATCAGACTTACAAGTGACAATTATTAAGTATTGCCTGATTGTAAGTTGAGCATGCATGGTGAGAGGAATACTCATCTTTGCTCTGGATTCTCATTCATGCTGCTTCAATGCTTTTTGACATGCATTTTTGGTTCTTGATTCAGGATACATGTTCAAATTCATGCCTAGCCTGTCTAAAGAATATGGAACTCTTTGACTGCTTTAATGCTTTTAACATTGGAGGTTCTTTTGTAGGAGGCTACTTCTtccaaaatttatgattttagtcAATACCAAGACCTTTAGAAGAGCAAATACTTCACTTCTGTATTTCCAACTAGGAATGACATGCTTGGGGTGTTTGGGCTTCTTCTTTggtattcttatttatttatttattttcttggtttttacTTCCCCATTGTAATGGAAAAGGTGGGGGTTTCTTCAAGAAGGAAAAACAAGCCAAGCAGCTAAAGGGGCATAGAGAGAACAACATAtgaattttaaactaattaagCTTTAGGAAGCCACTATAATGTTCACTCACAATTGCTCCTGTATTAGCCAAAAGGTCAGCTTCTGAGATTCCAAATCTTGAGATCCTATAAACTGGTGTCCTATTCTTTTTAAGCTCGAGAAGATGGAGTTGCCAAGGACCATGCAGGAGGTGTCCAGTCTAGAACATGACTCTTGAGTTGATGTTATGGTGTTGGGAACCGGTTTTTGCCATTTAGGATGAACTAGTTAACATAGAAGAATATTGTCTTCCAAGTTTCCAACTATTTTGCAGATATGTTATTTACAAGTAGGAAAGATAGGACTGGTAGTATCTTGTAGTATTTCTCTCTGGCTCTGCTTGAATTTCTGACTATTCATGGAGAAATCACCTGCCCTTCTCTTGTTCACAGAAACATGTGGCCGACTTCTACATATCAGACTTCCAATCTGGGTTAAGAGCAATGGTGAAAGCAGGCTATGGGGCCAAGGTCGCTGCATTTGTCAAACCAGCAACAGTAGTTAATGTGACAAAGGAAAAGCGAGAGTTATCTCCAAGCTTTCTTCGCTGGCTAGCTGATCGCAACCTCTCTAGTGATGATCGCATCATGCGCCTCAAAGAAGGGTAAGGCTCTTATTGCTCTGTTCCATCTGTAACTTGTGCCTCATGCTTCTTCATCACATCGTGGCTTTTCACTTACCCTCTAGAATGGAATCCTGAAACTGATCAGTTGATTTTCTTAGCCTCGTTGTGCTCTACTTTCATTATCTCTAGCAATGAGTTTGCTGCCCATATGTTGCTCATTTGAGTTTATGGAACTGAGAGCCTGATTGTTGGTTTTCTTGGAGTTCTTTTTCCCACTTTCCATGCATGTTGAGCCGAAGCAATTAAATTTTCCtatgataaaatatttcatgtcaGGTATATTAAAGAAGGAAGCACTGTTAGTGTGATGGGGGTAGTCCGACGCCACGATAATGTCCTCATGATCATTCCACCAGCTGAGCCTGTTTCAACAGGTTGTCAATGGGCTCGGTGCCTGCTCCCCAGCTATGTCGAGGGTCTTGTTTTGATGTGTGACGATAATCAAAATGCAGATGTGGTTCCCGTGTAGATATGCCATGCCATGCCACGCCTCAACTTTCTTTTGCTAAAGGATATCACGAGTAAATATTGaaaggttttgaaaaaaaaaaaaaaaaaggaaaaagagaaaaagaaaaaaggcaccAAGACCACTCTTCTTCCCTTTCCAGGTTTTTTTAAGCATATGTAAAGTGGGCTTAGTAGATGCAGAGCAGGAAGACCCGAAGAAGATGCATAATAAGCGAGGATAAGGTTATCTAGTCAggcttttattttatatgctttgGGGTTCTAATGGGGGAATCCAATGGGGGGGAAAGTTTTCCTTCTCCAAGCAGATAGGAAAAAATGATGTATTGTGATGATGCTACACGTTTTGATTCTAGCTGATTCTATGTACATAAGCTGCATGGGGTTCTCTAAAAAAGGGTTCCCGTTTGCATTATGCCAATGTTGCTTTTCTTCAGACACATTCAATTCTAGCATGGAGGGTAGAagaataatcaaatatttatgtCTGTTCTTTCTTCTTCG is from Vitis riparia cultivar Riparia Gloire de Montpellier isolate 1030 chromosome 10, EGFV_Vit.rip_1.0, whole genome shotgun sequence and encodes:
- the LOC117924047 gene encoding LOW QUALITY PROTEIN: serine/threonine/tyrosine-protein kinase HT1-like (The sequence of the model RefSeq protein was modified relative to this genomic sequence to represent the inferred CDS: inserted 1 base in 1 codon), giving the protein MATSFFHRFRLRKPKSKPQPFPSTSKTKSNSDMEIMERRRFDSLESWSMILDSENLDNWEVSKDDQEEWTADLSQLFIGNKFASGAHSRIYRGIYKQRAVAVKMVRIPNQNEETRTLLEQQFKSEVALLSRLFHPNIVQFIAACQKPPVYCIITEYMSQGXLRMYLNKKEPYSLSTETILRLALDISRGMEYLHSQGVIHRDLKSNNLLLNDEMRVKVADFGTSCLETQCRETKGNTGTYRWMAPEMIKEKPCTRKVDVYSFGIVLWELTTALLPFQGMTPVQAAFAVSEKNARPPLPASCQPALAHLIKRCWAANPSKRPDFSSIVSALEKYDECVKEGLPLTSHSGLVNRNAILERLKGCVAMSSSIPVHA